DNA from Neovison vison isolate M4711 chromosome 12, ASM_NN_V1, whole genome shotgun sequence:
GAATttactccaattttgaaagaagttctgggGCACCGGCCTGGCTCATTAGTGAACGTAcagttcttgatcttagggttgtgagtttgaaccccacattgagtgtagagattgcttaaaaataaaatctttagatgaggcccctgggtggttcagtggattaagcctctgcctttggttcaggtcatgatttcagggtcctgggattgagccccacattgggctctctgctgagcagagagcctgcttccccctctttcttcctgcctctctgcctacttgtgatctctctctgccaagtaaataaataaaaataaaatctttaggaaaaaaagggaagaagttcTACTTGGGGCAAAAATGGTATGAAACAGCACTGCATGTGACAGAGAAATCATTCACAAAAAGAAGAGTCGATGCAGCAGACTTCACTGTTGTCTCGTTTTATGAAATTGCGACTGCCACAGCAGCCTTCACCCCATCAGTCAGCAGTCATCAACATCTGAGCAAGGCCCTCCACCAAAAACAAAGATTATGACTTGTTGAAAGCTTAGATGAcgtttagcatttctttttttttttttttctcagttcaaGTTTAATAGAAACAACAGAAGATCAAAAGTGTTGCCCTACTACTGTCCATCACAGTTGGCCTGCCCTGTAACACAGTTCAGGCCATTCTCTCCAGAGAAGAAAGGCTGGATTCCCCAACCCCTGCAGGAAAGGCCTGTCCCATCCCATACCACATCTGCACAAAGTCTAAAGTCTTGTGTTTTAAGCATAACAATAGTacaaaagagattttgttttcatggccACCCACTACAGCCCAGCCCTAAAATGGCCCGGCGCTCACTTCTGCTTAGAGAAATACTCTTTGCTCTTCTGGACGTCAGGCTTAATGGTATCACTGCCAGGCTTCCAGCCAGCTGGGCACACTTCCCCATGCTTGTCGGTAAACTGGAAGGCCTGAACCAGTCGCAGAGTCTCATCCACAGAGCGGCCAACAGGTAGGTCATTTACAGTGATCTGCCTAAGGATGCCCTTATCATCAATGATAAAGAGGCCCCTGAACGAGATGCCTTCATCAGCCTTTAAGACTCCATAGTCCTGAGCAATGGTACGCTTGGGGTCTGATACCAAGGGAATGTTCATGGGTCCCAGTCCTCCTTGTTTCTTGGGTGTGTTGATCCATGCCAGGTGACAGAAATGAGAATCCACAGAAGCACCAATCACTTGACAGTtgagtttcttaaattcttctgcCCTGTCACTGAAAGCAATGATCTCCGTGGGACACACAAAGGTGAAGTCAAGAGGGTAAAAGAAGAACACaacatattttcctttgtagTCAGATAGGCTGAGGTCTTTGAACTGGCCATCTGGCATAACAGCCGTGGCTTTGAAGTTGGGGGCAGGATGCCCAATTTTGGCATTTCCTGAAGACATCTTGCTATTGGCCGCTCTACGAACAAAAACGCCGAAGACAAGGCAGGAAGAAGACCGACGTTTAGCATTtcttagcaataaagtatttttggaagattttatttatttgtatgtttatttatttagagaaagaaagcacatgcatgcaagcaggggagaggcagagggagagagagaatctcaagtagactccccactgagtgtggagacccatgtaggtcttgatctcacaactctgggatcatgacctgagctgaaatcaagagtcagatgcttaaccaactaagccactcaggcaccccagcaataaattagtttttaattaaggtaggtacatttttttgttttgttttagatacaATGCGACTGCACACTTAATACGCTATAGTATAATGTAAACATAAGTTTAATATGcaccacaaaacagaaaaaaattcacttgactcactttattgtgattTTTGCTGGAGCTGAACCTCACAATATCTCTGACGTGTGCCTGTCTCTTGATTTTACTggattcttggggcgcctgtgtggctcagttgttaagcatctgacttcagctccggtcatgatcccagggtcctgggatcgagccccccttgggctccctactctgcaggaagcctgcttctccctctcctacccacccccctgcttgtgttccctctctcgctgtttctctctctgtctcaaataaataaacaaaatctttgattTTACTGGATTCTTAGGTTTAGACTCTGAGTCTTGCCTCCTATATGAGGTACATGTCACTGTGAATAGTAGTGGCAGTCACTGCCTCTAACTCAGCctacttttttccttcaaatctcACCCATCCAGGTCTTGCAGCTCTTTGCAAAACTCtgaaatactggggcacctgggtggctcagtgggttaagcctttgccttcagcttgggtcgtgttcccgagggtcctgggatcgagcccggtgtcaggctctctgctcagcagggagcctgcttcccttcctctctctctctctctgcctgcttctctgtcaaataaataaaatcttaaaaaaacaaataaacaaacaaacaaactctgcAATACTAACACAAATGCATAGGGCTTTTCTCCTTCCAGCTCATGCATCTTCAAAAACTTTGATGTGTGAGTCCTGGTTACTTCCACCACAGGGAATAATCTTCCCAGCAGTCAGCCAGAGCTGTGGAGGCATTTAAAGTTCTGAGACTGCTGGTGACTTCTTTCGGTATCTTGTCATTGTCCTTCACTCCCCTTGCCCAGACATCTGTCACTACTAAACATCTCTAAGGTGTGGTCAAGTCACTAACAAAAAAGTCTTtgactcttggggtgcctgggtggctcaatgggttaaagcctctgcctttggctcaggtcatgatcccagggtcctgggatcgagccccgcattgggggggggtctctgctcagcagggagcctgcttccttctctctctctgcctgcctttctgtctacctgtgatctctgtcaaataaataaatgaaatattttttttaaaaaaagtctttgacTCTTGTCCTAATCCAATACCCATAACTTCTGGCAGCATATGGCCTTCTCCAGGGACTTCACTGCTTGTCTAGTAACCTGCCCTATGGTAGAGGGCATTCTGTAGAGGATCCTCTTCTAGCAAATGCAAGAAGATAAGAACATTGTCTCAATCCAAGCAAACCTACGAAGgacctcctttcttctttcaggaACTCTGGGGCCACAGGTTTACACACTAAATTCCTCTCTCACACATGTTATTTCTAGAACATCTTGGTCTTAAAATTCACACTCTAGGAAATTCACAGGGTTGCATACACAATGTTCCTTCTGCCTAAAACCTCCCTTCTTGAAGTACAACTTCAAGGACCATCTCTGGGATCGTGGCATCAGCCGAAGGCCCAAACACGTAACTGAGTGAGTCACCCACATGCCCCCAAAATAAATCCACCATTCAATGTATTAAATCTCAACCCTTTGCATCTTTTAATAttccatgaaacaaaatggaaataaaacatttctgcTGCATACCAAAGTAGCATGGTTGCCCCACGGGAAAACACTTGTGTGATTGCTTGAGTTCGGAGCTGTACTAGCAGCTTTTTCACAGAACAccattttttacttgaaagaactGACAGACATACTATGATTATTTTGACTTGGGTATTTGGCACATTTTCTCAAACATAAATGAAGTGAGcctgtcacttcaaggaaaacaactgacagTGCTGGTTGCCAGTGATAAAATGTGagcttttaagagaaaattagaattttggaaaacttgtgtCTGCCACTGTGAGCTTAACAACTTCTCCATACTTAAAGGTATTCTGACGAAATCAATGGTGAAAATAACAAATGTGATTCTCTTAATATTGTTTAATGGATTGTGTCAACATTCAAGAGATCTGCATAATTCAGTGGACCAGCCTTTCCTATATGACCA
Protein-coding regions in this window:
- the LOC122891136 gene encoding peroxiredoxin-1, with translation MSSGNAKIGHPAPNFKATAVMPDGQFKDLSLSDYKGKYVVFFFYPLDFTFVCPTEIIAFSDRAEEFKKLNCQVIGASVDSHFCHLAWINTPKKQGGLGPMNIPLVSDPKRTIAQDYGVLKADEGISFRGLFIIDDKGILRQITVNDLPVGRSVDETLRLVQAFQFTDKHGEVCPAGWKPGSDTIKPDVQKSKEYFSKQK